A single genomic interval of Melitaea cinxia chromosome 18, ilMelCinx1.1, whole genome shotgun sequence harbors:
- the LOC123662260 gene encoding tubulin polyglutamylase TTLL5: MEQEDEFEPTFKTSPDELPKIHKKCNHNRPHTSPHVSSETTIPSTSGLQTKQDRDSMRKNDDETNDAKEKENQGSLSDWVSGGPIGSKGAVLIFRSCVLASRTPSMESTTKTVGNNTGTTILLNKAKNMAKRLVAEPHSFSVRPKNIMHDVMETFGNSNKYTGQAYVVRHVSEAEMPEAESVEEQGHEPAEHKRDIDDVLNDLSKITLKKNLNIENTTANIKPPEEPPPIKDTKEEKKGKKSKGKYKRKNTHMQRTLSPTYESDDSEQMLVKDVDSVKVLDSCHMPARVLKITYKLVNTETKLLHRLLQAHGLTETSQDSKDFNLMWAGLHPKPDVLRSLTPYQRVNHFPRSYELTRKDKLFKNIEKMQYFRGLKHFDFIPTTFLMPIEYKELCTTHYRTKGPWIVKPAASSRGRGIYIVNTPEQIPKGENVVVAKYIDKPLLIGGHKCDLRLYVCVTSIDPLLIYLYEEGLVRFATVKYDKTNKNLWNPCMHLCNYSINKYHTDYIKCDDPNAGNIGHKWTLSALLRHLRKQGRNTAALMAAIEDLVVKSILSSAQTITAAARVFVPNHFNCFELFGYDILIDDMLKPWLLEINLSPSLACESPLDARVKSALLADTLTLVGLPAVPMAKNEASPQNNSLRMRIGACRRVHSAENTCVRGKIPTNGGTQALAGGVGGVGGAALTGEELRLVRAVRAQYARRGGFVRIFPSQNSWQKYAQYLDPVSGVPLCSTSLNNSAPYGVQQHNYNLLVHTHVLPHFRHAAAAAPETPQRLQRYEAAEWAGAAPAVQLDSAPAPPAHDSRRAKALLKQQLAEGMRLTTGSARRAFGLYLSHVLKRLSAPAGERGAQHAALLARFLRRAAASLRTPYALKSPPAKMCDKDRCAVIAKQLNDFLYMYYRETDLYTDSEDREGCVSNIHFAQFLYSASEADLEEVLLLLLHNENYVATFLGDGRSSAFCVDVPPERRAAAPPRHTLLRHLAALAHLNCRRYRPEMETSSRSEPEEPASTDSVPPPFISSDVVIKDSLKEEKPLNVALKYARS, encoded by the exons ATGGAACAGGAAGATGAATTCGAGCCTACGTTTAAGACATCTCCGGATGAATTAcccaaaatacacaaaaaatgcaACCACAACCGTCCACACACCAG tCCACATGTATCATCAGAAACAACAATTCCGTCTACATCGGGCCTTCAAACGAAGCAAGACAGAGACAGCATGAGAAAAAATGACGACGAAACAAATGATGCGAAAGAGAAAGAAAACCAGGGCTCGCTATCTGATTGGGTGTCGGGGGGACCGATCGGATCCAAGGGCGCCGTACTTATATTCAGATCCTGCGTTCTCGCATCGAGAACACCCTCAATGGAGTCAACGACGAAAACAGTCGGAAACAATACAGGGACCACCATATTGTTAAACAAGGCAAAGAACATGGCGAAGAGATTGGTAGCCGAGCCGCACTCTTTCAGTGTGAGACCAAAAAATATTATGCATGACGTAATGGAGACGTTTGGGAATAGCAATAAGTATACAGGGCAAGCTTATGTTGTTAGGCACGTTAGTGAAGCCGAGATGCCTGAAGCGGAGTCGGTGGAGGAGCAGGGACACGAGCCTGCGGAACACAAGAGAGATATCGATGACGTCCTGAACGATCTGAGTAAGATAACGCTTAAGAAGAATCTCAATATAGAAAACACCACCGCCAATATTAAGCCTCCAGAGGAACCACCGCCAATTAAAG ACactaaagaagaaaaaaaaggaaaaaagagtAAAGGCAAGTATAAACGGAAGAACACACACATGCAAAGGACTTTGTCTCCGACTTACGAGAGCGACGACTCTGAACAAATGCTAGTTAAAGATGTAGATAGCGTTAAG GTATTAGATAGTTGTCACATGCCAGCTCGCGTGCTGAAGATAACGTATAAGTTGGTCAATACCGAGACTAAGCTTTTGCACCGACTCCTCCAAGCTCATGGTCTCACAGAAACCTCGCAAGATTCGAAGGATTTCAACTTGATGTGGGCAGGATTACATCCCAAGCCCGATGTACTGCGATCACTCACGCCTTATCAACGGGTTAACCATTTCCCTAG GTCCTACGAACTGACGCGCAAAGATAAACTGTTCaagaatattgaaaaaatgCAGTACTTTCGTGGCTTGAAACACTTCGACTTTATACCTACTACTTTCTTGATGCCAATTGAATATAAAGAGCTCTGTACGACGCATTATAGGACGAAGGGTCCTTGGATAGTCAAGCCGGCAGCTTCCAGCCGAGGTCGGGGTATATACATAGTGAATACG CCAGAACAAATACCTAAAGGAGAGAACGTTGTCGTAGCGAAGTACATCGACAAACCTCTGCTAATCGGCGGTCACAAGTGCGACCTCCGCTTGTACGTCTGCGTTACTTCGATCGACCCTCTTCTGATATACCTATACGAGGAAGGCCTCGTCAGATTCGCAACTGTCAAGTATGATAAGACGAATAAGAACCTCTGGAACCCCTGCATGCATCTCTGCAATTACAGCATCAATAAGTATCACACGGACTATATCAA GTGCGACGACCCAAATGCAGGCAACATAGGTCACAAGTGGACACTCTCAGCTCTACTTCGTCACTTACGCAAACAGGGACGGAACACGGCGGCTTTAATGGCTGCCATTGAGGATCTAGTGGTGAAGTCCATCCTTTCCTCAGCGCAGACTATCACCGCCGCGGCTAGGGTCTTCGTGCCCAACCATTTTAACTGTTTCG AACTGTTCGGGTACGATATTCTAATAGATGACATGCTGAAACCTTGGTTACTGGAAATCAATTTATCGCCAAG CTTAGCCTGTGAGAGTCCATTGGACGCAAGGGTCAAATCTGCGCTATTAGCTGATACGCTGACCCTAGTGGGGCTACCCGCTGTACCCATGGCGAAGAATGAGGCCTCGCCCCAGAACAACTCGCTAAGAATGAGGATAGGGGCT tgtCGTCGAGTGCACTCAGCGGAAAACACGTGCGTGCGCGGGAAAATCCCCACAAACGGGGGTACACAAGCTCTAGCGGGGGGAGTGGGGGGAGTGGGGGGAGCGGCCCTCACGGGGGAGGAGCTCCGGCTGGTGCGCGCTGTGAGGGCTCAGTACGCGCGTCGGGGTGGTTTCGTACGGATCTTCCCTAGTCAAAACTCTTGGCAGAAATATGCTCAGTATCTCG ACCCAGTGTCGGGCGTGCCGCTGTGCTCCACGTCCCTCAACAACAGCGCGCCCTACGGCGTGCAGCAGCACAACTACAACCTGCTGGTGCACACGCACGTGCTGCCGCACTTCCGccacgccgccgccgccgcgcccgaAACGCCGCAGAG GTTGCAACGCTACGAGGCGGCGGAGTGGGCGGGGGCGGCGCCCGCCGTCCAGCTGGACTCCGCCCCCGCGCCCCCCGCACACGACTCGCGGAGGGCTAAAGCACTACTCAAGCAGCAGCTGGCAGAGGGCATGCGACTCAC CACGGGCTCGGCGCGGCGCGCGTTCGGGCTGTACCTGTCGCACGTGCTGAAGCGCCTGTCGGCGCCGGCCGGCGAGCGCGGCGCGCAgcacgccgcgctgctggcgcgcttcctgcgccgcgccgccgcctcGCTGCGCACGCCCTACGCGCTCAAG AGCCCACCAGCTAAAATGTGCGACAAGGACCGTTGCGCGGTAATAGCAAAGCAGTTGAACGATTTTCTCTACATGTACTATCGGGAAACAGACCTGTACACCGACAGTGAAGACCGCGAAGGATGCGTCTCCAACATACATTTCGCACAGTTCCTATACTCTGCCAG TGAGGCAGATTTAGAAGAGGTGTTGCTGCTACTGCTACACAACGAGAACTACGTCGCTACGTTCCTCGGGGACGGCCGCAGCAGCGCCTTCTGTGTCGACGTGCCTCCAGAGCGGCGAGCCGCCGCGCCCCCGCGACACACGCTACTGCGGCACCTGGCCGCCCTGGCGCACCTCAACTGCAGGAGATACCg ACCAGAAATGGAGACATCGAGTCGATCGGAGCCAGAAGAACCCGCGTCCACCGACAGTGTCCCACCGCCCTTCATCAGCTCGGACGTGGTGATCAAGGACTCCCTAAAGGAAGAGAAACCTCTCAACGTCGCCCTAAAGTACGCCAGATCATAG